In the Deinococcus malanensis genome, one interval contains:
- a CDS encoding ester cyclase translates to MTGTLEQTQSMATREFMGRYAQALQGPKTPERLNELIADDTLLRHIAEAEAALPGYTIDVEDLVIEGSKAVLRGRLCGVQRGEFHGVPPTGREVNVPIFVMYDVQNGRITRHWMMLDTLAMMQQLGVVSA, encoded by the coding sequence ATGACAGGAACATTGGAGCAGACCCAATCCATGGCCACCAGAGAATTCATGGGACGGTACGCGCAGGCGTTGCAGGGGCCGAAAACCCCGGAACGGCTCAACGAACTGATTGCGGACGACACGCTTCTCAGGCACATCGCAGAAGCCGAAGCGGCACTTCCCGGATACACCATTGATGTGGAAGATCTGGTCATCGAGGGTAGCAAGGCTGTGCTGCGCGGTCGACTTTGCGGCGTGCAACGCGGCGAGTTTCATGGCGTACCACCGACCGGACGGGAGGTGAATGTGCCGATCTTCGTGATGTATGACGTGCAGAACGGCCGAATCACGCGGCACTGGATGATGCTCGATACCCTGGCCATGATGCAGCAGCTTGGTGTGGTCAGCGCATAG
- a CDS encoding alpha/beta hydrolase encodes MRVSACLMLALSLWLGTGARAQTQDQTTPAAASTVSEAVLTGVPAVRQVRPGVTVPGTPPALNASITVRYGAERPRTILLLMPGYLGGAGSFDRLARQIVALDPGVAVWAVDRRGNLLEDHAALAQTGKAELEAIVRSGLPVRPASQLGFMRDWGLDTTLRDWRVAVLEARSITPEVYIGGHSMGASLAGLYAAYDFDGQPGYQDVRGLVMLDGTPNLLNGKLVSTQEYRRGFWGTLGPIAGLDTIGRLPYVNTFYYSPQRAIRGNAQARLAQLAPREPAPDGGLTALNATNLAAAMLQIEQRYALLPFLAVQTGKATNTQEEPNPLPRLLGAEEDTQTIVGPRISRIPIGWRSDAQAPTDAQDFVNRFWTPLSDMTEWYFPQRLTLDVSAASLDTRGTPHEAMRVWHTASVTTPVLGIAAGEGVTKAADYWRYGAQVLGQTTVHTLSGAAHLDIVTAKREHVARWVLDWMARFPSARN; translated from the coding sequence ATGCGTGTGTCTGCCTGTCTGATGCTGGCCCTGTCTCTGTGGCTGGGCACAGGTGCGCGGGCACAGACGCAGGATCAGACCACTCCTGCGGCTGCCAGCACTGTCAGTGAGGCCGTATTGACCGGGGTCCCGGCAGTTCGTCAGGTGAGACCGGGCGTGACCGTTCCGGGTACACCACCCGCGTTAAATGCCAGCATTACTGTCCGCTACGGAGCCGAACGTCCCCGAACCATTCTGCTGCTGATGCCCGGATACCTGGGCGGGGCGGGCAGTTTCGACCGCCTTGCACGCCAGATCGTGGCACTGGATCCAGGTGTGGCGGTCTGGGCCGTGGACCGCCGGGGCAATCTGCTCGAAGACCATGCGGCCCTGGCGCAGACAGGAAAAGCCGAACTGGAAGCCATCGTGCGCAGTGGGTTGCCGGTGCGTCCGGCATCGCAGCTGGGGTTCATGCGCGACTGGGGACTGGACACCACGCTGCGCGACTGGCGGGTGGCGGTGCTGGAAGCCCGTTCCATCACGCCGGAGGTCTACATCGGTGGGCATTCCATGGGCGCCAGTCTGGCCGGGCTGTATGCCGCCTACGACTTTGATGGTCAGCCGGGCTACCAGGACGTGCGTGGACTGGTGATGCTGGACGGCACACCTAACCTGCTCAACGGCAAGCTGGTCAGTACCCAGGAGTATCGCCGCGGCTTCTGGGGCACCCTGGGCCCGATTGCCGGCCTGGACACGATTGGCCGTCTGCCCTACGTCAACACCTTTTATTACAGTCCCCAGCGGGCCATCCGGGGCAACGCGCAGGCGCGGCTGGCCCAGCTGGCCCCCCGGGAGCCTGCTCCCGACGGCGGCCTGACCGCCCTGAATGCGACCAATCTGGCGGCCGCCATGCTGCAGATCGAGCAACGCTACGCCCTGCTGCCGTTTCTGGCCGTGCAGACCGGGAAGGCCACCAACACTCAGGAGGAGCCGAACCCGCTGCCTCGGCTGCTGGGTGCCGAGGAGGACACCCAGACCATCGTGGGCCCGCGGATTTCGCGCATTCCCATCGGCTGGCGCAGTGATGCGCAGGCTCCCACGGACGCCCAGGACTTTGTGAACCGCTTCTGGACCCCGCTGAGCGACATGACCGAATGGTATTTCCCCCAGCGGCTGACGCTGGACGTCAGTGCGGCCAGCCTGGATACCCGCGGGACCCCCCACGAGGCTATGCGCGTGTGGCATACCGCGTCGGTCACCACCCCGGTACTGGGCATTGCCGCCGGGGAAGGGGTGACCAAGGCGGCTGACTACTGGCGTTACGGCGCTCAGGTGCTGGGCCAGACCACGGTCCACACGCTGTCCGGCGCGGCCCATCTGGATATCGTGACGGCCAAGCGTGAGCACGTGGCCCGCTGGGTGCTGGACTGGATGGCCCGCTTTCCCTCAGCCCGGAACTGA
- a CDS encoding glucose-1-phosphate adenylyltransferase family protein has product MATRIAGQKVLAIVLAGGRGSRLSPLTDERAKPAVPFLGTYRLIDFTLSNLVNSGVQDVWVIEQYLPHSLNDHLSGGRPWDLDRTRGGLVVMPPFSSPENEDGEFAHGNAHALAQHAPLIRQFAPDVLLVLSADHVYRLDYGEVIEAHVKAGASVTMVTTELKTAEEATRFGNVQAGADGRVRKFAYKPEQPLGRTVTAEVFVYNPEVLLDTLAALQKGGQTLGDYGEELLPALVGRGDAHTFPLSGYWMDVGTIEAYHGAHRDFLDGRGFDLDSPDWPVITASITRPPAHIEKGAEVSDSFVCGGSVVSGQVVRSVVAPNAVIERGAAVTDSILQPGAVVRAGARVTRAIVDQHATVQVDAQVGGTGNLTVIGAHAQVQSGARVSAGLHVPPHRRVKAGQEDRTTVEPE; this is encoded by the coding sequence GTGGCTACTCGTATTGCTGGTCAGAAGGTTCTCGCCATCGTGCTTGCGGGAGGTCGGGGCAGCCGGCTCTCACCGCTGACCGATGAACGCGCCAAGCCGGCAGTGCCATTTCTGGGCACCTATCGCCTGATCGATTTCACGCTGAGCAATCTGGTCAACAGCGGTGTGCAGGACGTCTGGGTCATCGAGCAGTACCTGCCGCACAGCCTGAATGATCACCTGTCGGGTGGCCGTCCGTGGGACCTGGACCGCACCCGGGGCGGGCTGGTCGTGATGCCCCCTTTTTCGAGCCCGGAAAACGAGGACGGCGAGTTCGCGCACGGCAACGCGCACGCCCTGGCCCAGCACGCCCCCTTGATCCGGCAGTTTGCTCCGGACGTGCTGCTGGTCCTGAGCGCCGACCACGTGTACCGCCTGGACTATGGCGAGGTGATCGAGGCCCACGTGAAGGCCGGGGCCAGTGTCACCATGGTGACCACCGAACTGAAGACGGCAGAGGAGGCCACCCGCTTCGGCAACGTGCAGGCGGGTGCCGACGGCCGGGTCAGGAAATTTGCGTACAAGCCCGAACAGCCGCTGGGCCGCACGGTGACCGCCGAAGTCTTTGTTTACAACCCGGAGGTCCTGCTGGACACCTTGGCCGCGTTGCAAAAAGGCGGACAGACCCTGGGCGACTACGGCGAGGAACTTCTCCCCGCGCTGGTCGGGCGTGGTGACGCGCACACCTTCCCCCTGAGCGGCTACTGGATGGACGTCGGGACCATCGAGGCCTACCACGGGGCACACCGTGATTTTCTCGATGGTCGCGGGTTTGACCTCGATTCCCCGGACTGGCCGGTGATTACCGCGAGCATTACCCGGCCCCCGGCCCACATTGAGAAGGGTGCGGAGGTGTCGGACAGCTTCGTGTGCGGCGGCTCGGTGGTCTCAGGCCAGGTGGTGCGCAGTGTGGTGGCGCCCAACGCGGTCATCGAGCGCGGCGCGGCGGTGACCGACAGCATCCTGCAGCCAGGAGCGGTGGTGCGGGCCGGGGCCCGTGTGACCCGTGCCATCGTCGATCAGCACGCCACCGTACAGGTCGATGCCCAGGTGGGGGGCACAGGGAACCTGACCGTGATTGGCGCGCATGCCCAGGTGCAGTCGGGTGCCCGGGTCAGTGCTGGCCTGCATGTGCCCCCACACCGCCGTGTGAAGGCTGGGCAGGAGGACCGGACCACGGTCGAACCTGAATAA
- a CDS encoding HelD family protein, whose protein sequence is MPAASPRRPQIENHPEFDLEAAHLSGTVAAMLRQIEFWEDRERNAGADLETSVIMADEAGEHAAMLSPHVHHPYFGSLKVRVGGREQTLYVGKHAFQDVKGPHHVVGWDSEVGSLFYTQELTWTPRRGGKGTIRRRRQLDVMQKRLLRVTDLYDDEQGGDTGGREEVLLRRLNEGSTAGMRDVVETLQPEQNEAMRFPAGTPVIIQGAAGSGKTTIGFHRLAWMTNAERGVHRARPEACMVLMPNRVLAAYAARILPELGLDSVNVTTPESWAVGLLGLEKLEVTDRTLTLLLTDRDNTRRALAWRKAKLLGDARMLDVVRTHLWHKWIGALRGHALSEALEVPGRGLVTFSLDEAALLEILRTVFAQDSLDGYRAAFRREVEERALEALRVPEEHQTGVLRQLSTPLTTLLGRVFASTTPVTETRRLLSSPEALKASSLLTGREIQLLQTDPLSGIPTPRRAHADVTELPLMLAMQAFMGGIGRAVGRTLEPFDHVVLDEAQDYSPLLYALLGRATRQGHLTALGDMNQGMHGYKGPNTWDAVRGVLPGAQTLTLSRTYRSTRQITELGARIASTYNRAADVQGVDRDGAEVQRYQGGNELELIARAVKDAQAAGHTNIAIVTRRGLDAERLSEALRDFDTDAQPITTQEHRFKGGLVILPVNLAKGLEFSAAIVASADTETYDDSTEYERRLLYVSASRALHWLALVSAGQLHPLIA, encoded by the coding sequence ATGCCCGCTGCTTCACCCCGCCGCCCGCAAATTGAAAACCACCCCGAATTCGACCTGGAAGCCGCCCACCTGAGCGGCACTGTCGCGGCCATGCTGCGACAGATCGAGTTCTGGGAGGACCGGGAGCGCAATGCCGGCGCCGACCTAGAAACCAGTGTGATCATGGCGGACGAGGCCGGTGAGCACGCTGCGATGCTCTCACCACACGTGCACCATCCCTACTTCGGAAGCCTGAAGGTGCGGGTGGGTGGCCGCGAGCAGACCCTGTACGTCGGCAAACATGCTTTTCAGGACGTGAAGGGGCCGCACCATGTGGTGGGCTGGGACAGCGAGGTGGGCAGCCTGTTCTACACCCAGGAGCTGACCTGGACACCCCGCCGTGGCGGCAAGGGCACCATCCGGCGCCGCCGGCAGCTCGACGTGATGCAAAAGCGGCTGCTGCGCGTCACGGACCTGTATGACGACGAGCAGGGCGGTGACACCGGCGGGCGCGAGGAAGTGCTGCTGCGGCGCCTCAACGAGGGTTCGACTGCCGGCATGCGCGATGTGGTCGAGACCCTGCAGCCCGAGCAGAACGAGGCCATGCGCTTCCCGGCCGGCACGCCGGTGATTATTCAGGGGGCGGCGGGCTCGGGGAAAACCACCATCGGCTTTCACCGCCTGGCCTGGATGACCAATGCCGAACGTGGCGTGCACCGCGCCCGGCCTGAGGCCTGCATGGTGCTGATGCCCAACCGGGTGCTGGCGGCCTATGCCGCGCGCATCCTGCCGGAACTGGGACTGGACAGCGTGAATGTCACCACCCCGGAAAGCTGGGCGGTGGGGTTGCTGGGGCTGGAAAAGCTGGAGGTTACCGACCGCACGCTGACCCTGCTGCTGACCGACCGCGACAACACGCGCCGGGCGCTGGCCTGGCGCAAGGCCAAGCTGCTGGGCGACGCGCGCATGCTGGATGTGGTCCGCACCCATCTGTGGCACAAGTGGATTGGGGCGCTGCGGGGGCACGCGCTGAGCGAGGCACTGGAGGTGCCCGGGCGCGGCCTGGTGACCTTCAGCCTGGACGAGGCGGCGCTGCTGGAGATTCTGCGCACGGTGTTTGCCCAGGACTCGCTGGACGGATACCGGGCCGCATTCCGCCGGGAGGTCGAGGAACGTGCCCTGGAGGCGCTGCGCGTACCTGAAGAGCACCAGACGGGGGTGCTGCGCCAGCTGTCCACCCCGCTGACCACACTGCTGGGCCGGGTCTTCGCGAGCACCACACCCGTGACCGAGACCCGGCGCCTGCTGAGCAGTCCCGAGGCCCTGAAAGCCAGCAGCCTGCTGACCGGGCGTGAGATTCAGTTGCTGCAGACCGATCCCCTCAGCGGCATTCCTACGCCGCGCCGCGCGCACGCCGACGTGACCGAGCTGCCGCTTATGCTGGCCATGCAGGCCTTCATGGGCGGAATCGGGCGGGCCGTGGGCCGTACCCTGGAGCCCTTCGACCATGTGGTACTGGACGAGGCGCAGGACTACAGTCCACTGCTGTACGCGCTGCTGGGCCGCGCCACCCGCCAGGGTCACCTGACGGCGCTGGGCGACATGAACCAGGGCATGCACGGCTACAAGGGTCCCAATACCTGGGACGCCGTGCGTGGGGTGCTGCCTGGGGCGCAGACCCTGACCCTGAGCCGCACCTACCGCTCCACCCGGCAGATCACCGAACTGGGTGCCCGCATTGCCAGCACCTACAACCGCGCTGCCGACGTGCAGGGAGTGGACCGCGACGGTGCCGAGGTGCAGCGCTACCAGGGGGGCAATGAACTCGAACTGATCGCACGGGCAGTCAAGGACGCGCAGGCGGCCGGGCACACCAACATCGCCATCGTGACCCGCCGGGGCCTGGACGCCGAACGGCTCAGCGAGGCCCTGCGCGACTTTGATACCGACGCGCAACCCATCACCACCCAGGAGCACCGCTTCAAGGGCGGACTGGTCATCCTGCCGGTGAACCTGGCCAAGGGCCTGGAATTCAGCGCGGCCATCGTGGCCAGCGCCGACACCGAAACCTATGACGACAGCACCGAGTACGAACGCCGGCTGCTGTATGTCTCGGCCAGCCGCGCGTTGCACTGGCTGGCGCTGGTCAGCGCTGGCCAGCTGCACCCGCTGATCGCCTGA
- a CDS encoding glycine--tRNA ligase: MPAQSMEELVSLCKRRGFIFQGSEIYGGLQGFYDYGPLGVELKNNIKAAWWRSNVYERDDMEGLDASIIMHRLVLRHSGHEATFSDPMVDNKKNNKRYRLDHLVKDQKADVMARVTELMGQSAENFPALVAALNANPAQASTALREAGVRDPFSGEVGEWTEPKPFNMMFKTTIGPVADEDSYGYLRPETAQGIFTNFKNVVDSTSRRLPFGIAQIGKAFRNEITPRNFIFRVRELEQMEIEFFCVPGTDEQWHEHWLEKRLSWWEAQGVPRSKIEILDVPKEDLAHYSKRTYDLMYDYPTLGHEEIEGIANRSDYDLGSHTKAQGELGLVAKVEENADSVAKLTIPHPDTNKPVVPFVIEPSAGVDRAMLAVLSEAFTKETLENGSERIVLKLRPHLAPIKVAVIPLARNREEITSVARAIKGELQGLGLGRVLYEDSGNIGKAYRRHDEVGTPYCVTVDFDTVGKGEDPVLTDTVTVRDRDTLAQERVKISELSSWIQAKLR; encoded by the coding sequence ATGCCCGCACAATCCATGGAAGAACTGGTCAGCCTGTGCAAACGCCGCGGCTTTATTTTTCAGGGCTCGGAGATTTACGGCGGCCTGCAGGGCTTCTACGATTACGGCCCCCTGGGCGTGGAACTGAAGAACAACATCAAAGCCGCGTGGTGGCGCAGCAACGTCTACGAGCGTGACGACATGGAAGGCCTGGACGCCAGCATCATCATGCACCGGCTGGTGCTGCGCCACTCCGGCCACGAGGCGACCTTCAGCGACCCGATGGTCGACAACAAGAAGAACAACAAACGCTACCGCCTCGACCACCTGGTCAAGGATCAGAAAGCCGACGTGATGGCCAGGGTGACCGAACTGATGGGCCAGAGCGCCGAGAATTTCCCGGCCCTGGTGGCCGCGCTGAACGCCAATCCGGCGCAGGCCAGCACTGCGCTGCGCGAGGCCGGTGTGCGCGATCCCTTCAGCGGCGAGGTGGGCGAGTGGACCGAGCCCAAGCCCTTCAACATGATGTTCAAGACGACCATCGGTCCGGTGGCCGACGAGGACAGCTACGGCTACCTGCGCCCCGAGACCGCCCAGGGCATCTTTACCAACTTCAAGAACGTGGTGGACTCCACCAGCCGCCGCCTGCCCTTCGGCATCGCGCAGATCGGCAAGGCATTTCGCAACGAGATCACGCCGCGCAACTTCATCTTCCGGGTGCGCGAGCTTGAGCAGATGGAAATCGAGTTCTTCTGCGTGCCCGGCACCGACGAGCAGTGGCACGAGCACTGGCTGGAAAAGCGCCTGAGCTGGTGGGAAGCCCAGGGCGTGCCGCGCAGCAAGATCGAGATTCTGGACGTGCCCAAAGAGGACCTAGCGCACTACTCCAAGCGGACCTACGACCTGATGTACGACTACCCCACCCTGGGCCACGAGGAGATCGAGGGAATCGCCAACCGCAGCGACTACGACCTGGGCTCCCACACCAAGGCGCAGGGCGAGCTGGGACTGGTGGCAAAGGTCGAGGAAAACGCGGACTCAGTGGCCAAGCTGACCATTCCGCACCCCGACACCAACAAGCCGGTGGTGCCCTTCGTGATCGAGCCGTCCGCCGGAGTGGACCGCGCCATGCTGGCCGTGCTCAGCGAGGCCTTCACCAAGGAGACATTGGAGAACGGCTCCGAGCGCATCGTGCTCAAGCTCAGGCCGCACCTGGCGCCCATCAAGGTGGCGGTAATTCCGCTGGCCCGTAACCGCGAGGAAATCACCAGCGTGGCCAGGGCCATCAAGGGCGAGTTGCAGGGCCTGGGCCTGGGCCGGGTGCTGTACGAGGACAGCGGCAACATCGGCAAGGCCTACCGCCGCCATGATGAAGTCGGGACCCCCTACTGCGTCACGGTGGACTTCGACACGGTCGGCAAGGGCGAAGATCCGGTCCTGACCGACACGGTGACCGTGCGCGACCGCGACACCCTGGCCCAGGAGCGCGTGAAGATCAGCGAACTGAGCAGCTGGATTCAGGCCAAGCTGCGATAA